In one Streptomyces venezuelae genomic region, the following are encoded:
- a CDS encoding ABC transporter ATP-binding protein — protein sequence MIEAVGLTKRYGAKTAVYNLSFQVRPGTVTGFLGPNGSGKSTTMRMILGLDAPTSGQVTIGGYPYRKLPNAPRQVGALLDAKAVHGGRHARNHLLCLAQLSGIPARRVDEVLGVVGLQDVAKKRSKGFSLGMGQRLGIAAALLGDPQVLLFDEPVNGLDPEGILWVRNLMKSLAAEGRTVFVSSHLMSEMALTAEHLIVIGRGQLLADMSVKDFISHNSADFARVRTPDGESAGREKLTAALTEAGGQVLPEQDGALRVTGLPLPRISDLAHGADVRLWELSPHQASLEEAYMRMTQGAVDYRSTVDQRAGFQQEMPPGALPPGQQPPVPGQGQPGWYAPPPPQPGGQPFAMPQPQGAPGTPNPYAAAPPQQAPAAAPAAPAAAPAPAPDMTKRDSEDQR from the coding sequence ATGATCGAGGCAGTCGGCCTGACGAAGCGCTACGGCGCCAAGACAGCCGTGTACAACCTTTCCTTCCAGGTGCGGCCCGGAACCGTCACCGGCTTCCTCGGGCCGAACGGCTCCGGCAAGTCGACGACGATGCGCATGATCCTGGGGCTCGACGCGCCCACCAGCGGGCAGGTGACGATCGGCGGCTATCCGTACCGCAAGCTGCCGAACGCGCCGCGCCAGGTCGGTGCGCTCCTCGACGCCAAGGCCGTGCACGGCGGCCGGCACGCCCGCAACCACCTGCTCTGCCTCGCGCAGCTCTCCGGCATCCCGGCCCGCCGGGTCGACGAGGTGCTCGGCGTCGTGGGTCTGCAGGACGTGGCGAAGAAGCGCTCCAAGGGCTTCTCGCTCGGCATGGGCCAGCGTCTCGGCATCGCGGCGGCGCTCCTCGGCGACCCGCAGGTGCTGCTCTTCGACGAGCCGGTCAACGGCCTCGACCCCGAGGGCATCCTCTGGGTCCGCAACCTGATGAAGTCGCTCGCGGCCGAGGGACGCACGGTCTTCGTGTCGTCCCACCTGATGAGCGAGATGGCCCTCACGGCCGAGCACCTGATCGTGATCGGCCGCGGCCAGCTGCTCGCCGACATGAGCGTCAAGGACTTCATCTCGCACAACTCCGCGGACTTCGCGCGGGTGCGGACGCCGGACGGCGAGAGCGCGGGCCGCGAGAAGCTGACGGCCGCGCTGACCGAGGCCGGCGGCCAGGTGCTGCCCGAGCAGGACGGCGCGCTCCGGGTCACGGGCCTGCCGCTCCCCCGCATCAGCGACCTCGCGCACGGCGCGGACGTCCGCCTGTGGGAGCTCTCCCCGCACCAGGCCTCGCTGGAGGAGGCGTACATGCGGATGACGCAGGGCGCCGTCGACTACCGCTCCACGGTCGACCAGCGCGCCGGATTCCAGCAGGAGATGCCGCCCGGCGCCCTGCCGCCCGGCCAGCAGCCGCCGGTGCCCGGCCAGGGCCAGCCCGGCTGGTACGCCCCGCCGCCGCCCCAGCCCGGCGGTCAGCCGTTCGCGATGCCGCAGCCGCAGGGCGCGCCCGGGACGCCGAACCCGTACGCCGCCGCTCCCCCGCAGCAGGCCCCGGCAGCCGCGCCCGCGGCCCCTGCCGCCGCGCCCGCCCCCGCCCCCGACATGACCAAGCGCGACAGCGAGGACCAGCGATGA